From the Engraulis encrasicolus isolate BLACKSEA-1 chromosome 18, IST_EnEncr_1.0, whole genome shotgun sequence genome, the window AACAGTCAAATATCAGGATCAATGATTCTGAAGGAAGTCAGCAACATAACAGGTGATTGCCTGATGTCCATCAACTCTACATGTTTGCAGATATATTCATCCATGGCAATGTATGTATCGCTGTACACCGTTGCTGCAGCTATTGTGCTCTTCACTGTGTGTGGAAACCTCCTGGTGATAATAGCAGTGTATCATTTCAAGCAACTACATACGCCAACTAATGTCCTCATTATGTCTCTGGCTATTTCGGACTGTCTTGTGGGTTTATTTGTAATGCCAGTACATTCCATGATTTTGATTGAGTCTTGCTCACTCTTTGGGTCAAGCTTTTGTGCCCTGTACAACACGATTAACTTCCAGTTAACGTCTGTATCTGTTTACAATATTTCCCTCATTGCCGTAGACCGTTACCTTGCCTTGAGCAATCCCTTCGTCTACTCTAAGAAGGTTTCCCTCTTCGTAGCCTTTATTGTCGTACTACACATGTGGATTATATCCTTCATCTATAACTGCGCCCTTCTTTACTTCAATGGAAACTTTCAGAGCAAATGCCCAAGTAAATGTGTGATATACGTTAATGACGCGTGGACTACCGTTGATCTGATGGTGGTGTTCATCTGTCCCTgtgccaccatcatcatcctgtACCTGAAAGTCTTCCTCATTGCCAGGAGGCACGCGGTGCTCATAAGAGCAGCGCAGCGGGACAGGAAGAGACTGGAcgtccatcaccaccatcaccaccacaccagcaacagcagcagcagcaacggcagCAGTAGAGGCTACTCAGTGCGGCTGGAGAGCAAGGCAGCCAGAGTGCTGGGGATCCTGGTGTCTGTGTTCTTGGTCTGCCTGATCCCGTACTACGTCTGCATGATGCTGACGGACGCCTTGGCCCAGTCGTACGACCGTGTGGTGAACACCCTGCTGACCCTCTTCTTCCTCAACTCCATGGTCAACCCCGTGATATATGCCCTGTTTTATCCCTGGTTTAAGAAAAGCGTGAAGCTCATTGTCACACTGGCAATATGCAGACTGGACTCTTCTTTCACTAACGTGTTATCCAGTGATTGATTCATGAAATGATGTGCCTTGTGCctctgggtggttgacgtttaagggcgtaacgcaaaaaaaaaaaaaaaaagtttttcaaattcctgaaaaaaatgatggataaaaattggaaaaaatttgaaaaaaataaagcacttagtggtctgtgtaATTTCACCttaattttgccatttttgggaaaatgtgccctgcatcaacacatagcataggcatgtcacaccgcaggaaaatggagtcacaccacagggaattcactgcattatggccattttaatccttttgtatacatgactgacatctgagctcatgctaacttgataatgatattgtgtttaatcttaatatgggttttcattaataaaaacactttttttccctcctataagagcagtcacaccacaggacaccataaaatgaacctaagcattgcgtgacagaaagattgcaatatgaagacatattaagaggttaagagtcaccttaaacttccacagcactctccaataactgaggtactgactggttaggagccagtctttaagacccttgtagttggccttgcagctgcccattcacaaacattgacatacatgtcaccccacaggacgcaatttgtgttacgaaattgaacttgtagttaatattactgtcttgagttttttccacattcacatatcttaatctaaagttaagatttatgcaatcatgccaaatgcttcatacattattcaaaatgttgttggttaatttatatatatattattatatattgtttcattaatgttacaattacaccgcaggaaatttgacatataaacctttacataaatcttaacaaaaatgtttcttctcatctaagactaatatgaaacataatgtaccacatcttctttcattgacatttgttttttaaaggaaaataacagttttgaaggtttttaaccaatgttacgaaaaaacaaggcgtcacgtcttcCACCCCTCTGCTTTGTTTGCAAATACAGTACATTCCGTGCcaccattgtctctctcaatcatGTTTCCATTCAATGCACTGTACCAGAATTAGCCTTAGGCTAGTTtgcatctgtagtccctgacataaaaaataaaataaaatacaatagaataataaagtaaagtCAACAAAAGCATTATGACAGAGACAAGTAGAGTGAAGAGTGACAGGGTATtagcagggagagagaaggggagggctcGAAAAATGACCAGGACCGGAATCTAACTCAggtcgggacccactagtttgacgccctctctgtacttacgtggtacgtcacatggtaatcaaacatttcaaacaagcgatttaaggttagggttaaggttagggttagggttagggttagggttagggttagggtcgtatgacgtaagtggTAAGTacagaaagggcgtcgaattagtgagtcccaactCAGGTCGtcggtgtagcagtcgagtgcccagccgattgagccacggcggGTCGTCACCTCCAAACATGATGCAACCTTTCCAAAAgcacactggcatgcacacgcaggcacgcaggcacgcgcacacgcacacgcacacgcacacacacacacacacacacacacaagcacacacgcacacacacacatgcgcacacacacacacacaggtcactacAGCCGGaggtggcacacacacgcgcacgcgcgcacacacacacacacacacacacacacacacacacacacacacacacacacacacacacacacacacacacacacacacacacaggccattctacagttgaaatacacacacagacaaaaggagggagacagagagagggaagggggctCCTAGGAGCTACCACACCTTCCTCAGCAGCAGGGGACTCATTACCACATGTGTTAGCAGCACAGGTGTTGGTAAACATTGTGTccctggcattgtgtgtgtgtgtgtgtgtgtgtgtgtgtgtgtgtgtgtgtgtgtgtgtgtgtgtgtgtgtgtgtgtgtgtgtgtgtgtgtgtgtgtgtgtgtgtgtgtgtgtgtgtgtgtgtgtgtgtgtgttagcagcacAGGTGTTGGTAAACATTGTGTCTCTGGCATCATGCTGTGGAGATCGCACAGGTCACACAGCTAACACTAGGGAGTCCTGGGTGGAGTTGGTCCCTGCAATGTGTGTCAATAACTCTCTTTCATAGTccccaggtgtgtgtctgtgtgtgtgtgtgtgtgtgtgtgtgtgtgtgtgtgtgtgtgtgtgtgtgtgtgtgtgtgtgtgtgtgtgtgtgtgtgcagggcagctgacacggggggacaaaggggtacgttGTCCTGGGTCcatggagatggggggcccagaatcgaatcccaattacattgtatgtacagtatattagagGGGGTCTTTCAGAaggctttttcctgggcccagctacagctgtcagcagccctgtgtgtgtgtgtgtgtgtgtgtgtgtgtgtgtgtgtgtgtgtgtgtgtgtgtgtgtgtgtgtgtgtgtgtgtgtgtgtgtgtgtgagtgtgtgagtgagtgtgcgtgtgtgtgtgtgtgtgtgtgtgaggttattgcatcatcctcatcatcctcctcctcatcatcatcatcatcatcatcatcatcagtttaCTACAGGTCAGGACATCAGATCAGAAACTACTAACTAATAATGTCTGGAATATTTCTAAAACATTAAATCtaaaacaaatacagtacatgtaaaatggaaataaattgtaTCTCTACAAATATCTCTGCAAACACAGTATGTCTACAAACATATGGGGCTCTAGCAGACCAAAAGCACAATACAAAATGTCTACCGAAACCATTTGCAGACTTCAGCAGGTATTGCTGTgataaggcagagagagagagtggatgtgaAATGTTATGTTACATTAGTAGTTCAATCAGTGCAAATGTAGTGTAACTAACTAAAATTGGATTTGATACAGAGAAGATTAGCATGGCCACCTGCGCAAAGGCAAGGATGAAGcagtccacttttttttttttgtggaagcTGTGGTCCAGTGGTTAGGGACTTCATTTCAGAAGGCTGGAGGTTCGAAATCCCATCATCAATTCTTCCCACCTTGGTCCATGGcttcagtgcccttgagcaaggtacctgatcccacattgctccagagactgtaagtcgctttggataaaaagtgtcagctaagtgtaatgtaatgcaatgtatgttCTTAACCGCACCCCCAGGGTTAAGAACCACTAAGTCATGTGTAAATATAGTATGTCTACAAACATAGCCACAAAGTAGGACACTTGACTCAGCATATGTTGCTTGTTGCAATGTTGACATACAGTAGAATGGACAGCACATGCCTCGTGCTTACTATTGCGATATTGTAGTGTTGCCGTGAACCGTAAAGCAGGggctctcaaccttttccaacttggggcccacctgaaatgtaaacaaatgttcggggcccaactATGACCCgacaaacaataaaactcaaataaatcaacagtaacctacacaaaaatgttattttgattttttagaaaatgatttcaaggcccacttggaataccttcagggcccaccagtgggccccggcccacagtttgagaatcactgccctaaagGCCGTGACTCCTAAAGTGGAGCAAAGGCCACACACTAACCGGCGCCACGCACTGACCGGCAGTAACTCTCGAATGGGGCCTCAAAATCGCAGCTTGAGCAAAGGCACTCATGACCAGGGTGTACAAAGCAACGTTCACATACAAAAAAAGCAACGTATATAAGTAACTTTTTACACAAATGCTCAGGTGTACTAAGATTGACATGAAATCGGATGTAACACGTGAATCAACATGAAAATCTGTTGATGCATAACTGATATGAAATTTGAAAAAGTATAATGTCACTTTTCAAATATTTacttagcccagtgtttctcaaagtggggcgcaagctcccctgggggggcgcagaggcatggcagggggggggcgtgtgacatctgattttggcgttttttttctctcaaggaaattatttcctgtctcgccaataagcaatatattttaagccctcaccaacattatataaattgtcatgaatttgaatggcATAGGAAATGAGCACACGTCCCCAaagcagcgatcgtaaaatcagcctgtgcgagtactgctgttgcttagggggggctcggaagcatccagactctCTGAAGAGGGGAATGAtgagaaaagtttgagaaccacttgaTTAGCCTAActaagattcagtaggaaatctacggaagggccactgacagctttgctaTGGTCGGGgttgggacaaagtcatgtgccTTGTAAAATATGGATCTAATGACAGAGCAGAGTTAcagtatcagggcttgacactggcacctgacaaccggccaaatgctggtaaacttggctgtggctagtaatactttaattgtcactagccaatttggttgGCATCTTATTCCTTATACATACGGATCATTGTAACCtacattctgttgtttgccccttgtgtatcaattgtttgtatataagttcaagaaaaagctcagtaactcagtttccaTTTGCTTGATATATTCCATGTAGAAAGTTGCACACTCATCTTGCGttggcacctcatcttctgaggttagatgtacaccatcatgataaagaaaaaaagccaataccaaatctgtggctagtggaatacctgaatggctagtgactctggaaaaccactagccacagtggccgatgggtgaaaaagttaatgtcaagccctgtacagtatgtgtaatcaAGTGTACTGTATAGTATGAATACAAGTATATGAGCACATCGCATTACGATGTCCAAGGAACACACCACGCAGGTCCAGGATAGAATAGTAGAAAGCTATTTGGCGTTTTATTAGGATACCCATTAGTGTGGATCcagggatctaaattaacacctgccaaccaccCACATGCTGGAGAAAATCCAGttgggctggtagaaaataaaacttattagccactttgatccattagtcagtgtgtttggctagtaagattaaaagaagaaaaagaaagaaagaaagcccattgggaaactccaactcccattgtcattgtgacacagcactccacagcacacaagtgaacactgcacacaacgaaattccatttatgcctcacccgtgcaagggggcagccctcagtggcgccccatggggagcagtgcggtgggacggtaccatgctcagggtacctcagtcatggaggaggatgggggagagcactggttgattactccccccaccaacctggcgggtcgggagtcgaaccggcaacctctgggatgcaagtctgacgccctaaccgctcacccatgactaacgtctactagccattttggcagatgaaaaaaaaaagttagtttAGAGTCCTGAGTGGATGCAACACATCAACTACTCTTCTGGTGTCCAGGGGTTATAGGCTAGAAAAGATCATCCCTCtagcgcaggggtggggaacctatgtctcgaggaccgtCTGTGGCCCTTGATGCCGTTTCATCCGGCCCTctatatagttttaatgttatgtagcttcacatgaaatatgacatattttgtaaaggaatttttcaatacaattaagctatattcagaggacttagagaaggtggggtctgttttaaaggtggctgccttcaatataggcctaaagtgcaggggaaaatcctggtttgtgttcataatacggccctcggaggacttttacagccctcggatgaatttgaagtggcccttcgaatgaaaaaggttccccacccctgctctagcggTCTGATTGAACAAGATTGACACTCTCCTTTGGATAACTTCACCTGTATGCATGAAacaaggcagagacagagacagagacagcattcAGTTCTGCGGCCGGAGCCATCACCCATTCGTATGTTAAACATCAAAGCGCATCACAGGGTGCAGATCCCAGATTACTTTTTCccggggcctggccaaagctatcagAGGCGCTGAGCCTGTGCTATATGTTAAGTTGTTCATACGACACTATCGtctataccaggggttcccaaccttttccaacttggggcccactcgaaattgtcacaaatgttcggggcccacctctgacccaataaagatttcaactcaaataaatcaatagcaacacacaccaaaatatgattataatttgtaatttgcaatttgtaatttgcctACACAGAAGAGGACTGACGCAATCAGAGGGAGCCTGAGGCAGCCTGAGGTGCTGTCACCCATACCATACGTATGgtaaacattaaagggacactatgtgagatttttagttgtttatttacagaattcatgctgcccattcactaatgctacctttttcatgaatacttaccaccagcatcaaattctaagtattcattatgactggaaaaatcacacttttcatacatgaaaagggggatcttctccatggtccgccattttgaatgtccaaaaatagccattttcagcatcaaaaatgactctacttggaccatactagaacatatttgtttattacttagtaaactttcatgtaaagatcaaatttggcaataggcagcccagtttcaatgagcagcatagttgcagtaccttttttgaccatttcatgcacagtgtccctttaaaggagagGATAGGGTGCAGCAGATGCAGTGCAggcaggacagaggagagaaggatgaaaaaCGTGAATGGCACacccctcaccacccccaccccaccattcAAATGCCCAAACTGCCTTTAAACAAAATGTATCTTCAGGCTTCATATTCACAAAAAGTCActgttgaataggcctacttactgtatATTTAGTGTATAGTGCAGTGCAGTCAAGTCATGTTTTCACAGCAGTAACAAACAATAAGATATAATGTAATTTAATCACATTGCTTTTATGGATGCATATACAGTAAGTATGTCAGTATATCACTTTTACTCTTAAAACATACAGCCTGTTTAAACATATGTagatgtttaggtttttttttacagtccAATTCATTGCTCCAACGTGTGGGATGACGCAAGTGTATCACAAGTTCGTAATAGCCCTGTAGTGCTCATTAGCCAACGTGTTTGTTTAGCACCTCGTCCTCTCTGATTCCCCTCTGTGCCCCatttcacacactgacacacacacacacacacacacacacacacacacacacacacacacacacacacacacacacacacacacacacacacacacacacacacacacacacacacacacacacacacacacacacacacacacacacacacacacacacacacacacacacacacacacacacttacctattGATCTCAGACTCCCTATGTGCTCCATTAACACCTGGCACCTCTACGTCTCCCCTCTCCATTCACACCTGGCTGAGTGAGCCTGGCACCTCACCTCTCCGGCTGCCTCCGACCCATTCACACCTGGCAGAGCAAAGGGAGTCGTTATCGCCTCACAGACAGATAGGTAAAGGTGCCAAGAGAGGCGCCTCGCTCATTAGCAATACTTATTTACACTCGGGGACGTTAATAAcatttgctgggcccgggacaaagtcatctgaaacacCCGCACACCCCCCTACCCACAcccatttaacttttttttttaatccttagCCAAAATGGTTAGTACATATATattcatcttactagccaaacacacactcactattgggacaaaatggctagtaaataGGTCTGTTCTatcagtcaaactgaaatttctccagcatttggcctctgagggccgtattatgaacacaaactaggattcccccctgcactttaggcctatattaaaggcagctacctttaaaatagtccacaccttctctaggacccctgaataaaaaatgaattgtattgcaaatgtaatttcgaaTATTCCTTAAAATATGTCATatatcatgtgaagctgcatgacattaaaatcatatcggggaccggataaaacgacctcaagggccgcaaacggccctcgagacagaggtccCCCCCCTGGTTTAGAGCCCTGtgtagaatgtaatgaggactccaattctgggcccctcacctctctccctgggctcgggacagctGTTTAGAGACGATAGCCGGCCCATTACCACAGCCCTCCCTCAGAGACAGCCATGCCACAGCCACTGTGTTTTGGTGTTTGAGAGCTTGTTTTGATCAGTTGTGCTTGTGTCTTGATTAGCCCCTAAATGCTGATTTCATCATCAGCTTCAGGGTCATGATAGccctctaggccagtggttcccaacctatgggccggggcccagtggtgggccctgaaggtactccaagtgggccttgaaatcattttccaaaaataataatcatattttggtgtgtgttgctgttgatttatttgagttttattcttaattgggtcagaggtgggccccgaacatttttgacaatttcaagtgggccccaagttgaaaaaggttgggagccCTTTTAAATGGATAGCATTGCTTCACTATTCATCAGTTTTAAGTTATAACattcaacttaaagggacactgtgtgagatttttagttgtttatttccagaattcatgctgcccattcactaatgttacctttttcatgaacacttaccaccaccatcaaattctaggtattcattatgactggaaaaattgcactttttatacatgaaaagggggatcttctccatggtccgccattttgaatttccaaaaatagcaatttttagctgcaaaaatgactgtacttggaccatactagaaaatatttatttattacttagtaaactttcatgtaaagatcaaatttggcaataggcagcccagtttcaatgagcagcatagttgcagtaccttttttgaccatttcctgcacagtgtccctttaaggcattcAAAAAGAGAGCATTCGTATTTAATGGAAACTTAAATCCTTTAAGTCCCTTAACATTATTAAGGGAGTTTATGCATCACCCAATAAGCACACAGCATTTATTGCGAAATTCAATCATTTCGTTTTGAATTGATCTGCTATGACAATCATCTACAGTTAAGTGACCTAATCCCACTCCCTTTCTTTTAGAAATCACCATGGCCAGAGTCCAATGCATTTGGCTGGCATTACGTATATCGAGTTCAGaactcatggtctgtgtgtgtgtgtgtgtgtgtgtgtgtgtgtgtgtgtccttcaactGTAGAatagcctctctgtgtgtgtgtgtgtgtgtgtgtgtgtgtgtgtgtgtgtgtgtgtgtgtgtgtgtgtgtgtgtgtgtgtgtgtgtgtgtgtgtgtgtgtgtgtgtgtgtgtgtgtgtgtgtgtgtgtgtgtgtgtgtgtgtgcgcgcgcgcgcgcgcgcgtgtgtgtgtgtgcgtgcgtgcgtgtgtgtgtgtgtgtgtgtgtgtgtgtgtgtgcatgtgtgtaaatgcccgctatgccagatggcaagtCCAGTCCTGTCTGCTACTCTTTGCCCACATGGGCCAACCGACGGGCccgttgaaaatactcaactacatcataacaacattggtattagattagattatcctttattgtctcttcaggagagaaattcagaat encodes:
- the LOC134468280 gene encoding trace amine-associated receptor 4-like, coding for MKFNSQISGSMILKEVSNITVFLIARRHAVLIRAAQRDRKRLDVHHHHHHHTSNSSSSNGSSRGYSVRLESKAARVLGILVSVFLVCLIPYYVCMMLTDALAQSYDRVVNTLLTLFFLNSMVNPVIYALFYPWFKKSVKLIVTLAICRLDSSFTNVLSSD